A window from Tenacibaculum singaporense encodes these proteins:
- a CDS encoding TonB-dependent receptor yields the protein MNNFKLLLSSLFVLFTCSAALGQGATIVGIVNDGNYPLPGASVMLSGTTKGVNTDFDGNFVLSNVKKGEVTLEISYIGFETKRVSINTNVKKNVGVITLVSSNQNLEEVIITSSGRRNSEARALSIQKKSMSIMNVIAADGIGKLPDRNAAETVQRIQGLSIERDQGEGRFVSVRGLPPFWASTTINGNRIPTAEEETTSRATAFDFFPSDLISYVQAAKAYTPDMEADGIGGGVNFITQTAPAKRVLNVNVGGGYNEKSGAPIYNASLTYGNRSKDGKFGFIVNGSYWNRNWGTDNFEARRKGDEGVFRMELRDYNGVRITKGLNGAMEYNFTPEHKMHFRGVYGTLSDTETHYKHRVRFDKFDSGTNTARVELQNIYNELITEMIGGEIGGRHITGNGKFDWSIANYNNEFRYGGIPTEQDKSYYVVKFKQDGVGMKPEYIQNRPEAAGGAGDDRAYWKADGGLLDYNDTDALFGFFSDPSFKMDASQMSFADLELYKISIIERDNIVASLNYEHTFNNNFKIKVGTKFRDKDRRAKFEDVYYGWDEANAGTTPNLSDYSKNIIEQPGRTDFLNEMGSNIQSTFGPVLSEQGMVNFWKNNKNNLSVLEGDSEILQNGGGLGRNFNVDETHLSFYGMGILKLSDQFTVLGGLRATKTETEVNGYVWDADQSQLNAVRNVKDYWAVLPMLHVKYSPKTDLNIRFAATRSFSRPNFGDIAPGGTFISFDNEFKGGNPNLNPTFSWNFDLLGEYYFKNVGVINAGIFYKSITDPVFNDTYQGTYNGNTGVEFSTPVNGADAWIGGIELGINKRFDFLPGFLQYFGTQLNATFMDSEMTKPSGRKVSIAYQANTLFNAQLFFEKGGFNTRLAYNHKGSYAIGFGERDIDDIYYGKYNTLDFSASYQIGKNWTIFTDVNNLLNNPLIYHYGKTEDRPKQVEFYGIKGSIGVKYNL from the coding sequence ATGAATAATTTTAAACTTTTACTAAGTTCACTATTTGTTCTTTTTACATGTAGTGCAGCTTTAGGTCAGGGGGCTACTATTGTTGGAATAGTAAATGATGGAAATTATCCTTTGCCTGGTGCTAGTGTTATGTTGTCAGGAACAACAAAAGGTGTTAACACAGATTTTGATGGGAATTTTGTGTTGTCTAATGTTAAAAAAGGGGAAGTAACCTTGGAGATATCATACATAGGCTTTGAAACAAAAAGAGTTTCAATTAACACGAATGTTAAAAAAAATGTAGGCGTAATTACGTTAGTATCATCTAACCAAAATTTAGAAGAAGTAATTATTACCTCTTCAGGAAGAAGAAACAGTGAAGCAAGAGCATTGAGTATTCAAAAGAAATCAATGAGTATAATGAATGTAATTGCAGCAGATGGAATAGGAAAGTTACCAGACAGAAATGCAGCGGAAACGGTACAACGTATTCAAGGATTATCTATTGAAAGAGATCAAGGAGAAGGACGTTTTGTATCAGTTCGTGGATTGCCACCATTCTGGGCTTCTACAACAATTAACGGAAATCGTATTCCTACCGCAGAAGAAGAAACGACTTCAAGAGCAACGGCTTTCGATTTCTTTCCTTCCGATTTAATTTCTTATGTACAAGCAGCAAAAGCATACACACCAGATATGGAAGCTGATGGTATTGGAGGAGGAGTAAACTTTATTACACAGACAGCACCAGCAAAAAGAGTTTTAAACGTAAATGTTGGTGGAGGATATAACGAGAAATCTGGAGCTCCTATTTACAATGCTTCATTAACGTATGGAAACAGAAGTAAAGATGGAAAGTTTGGATTTATTGTAAATGGTTCATATTGGAATAGAAACTGGGGAACGGACAATTTTGAAGCGAGAAGAAAAGGTGATGAAGGGGTATTTAGAATGGAGTTAAGAGATTACAACGGTGTAAGAATAACCAAAGGGTTAAACGGAGCGATGGAGTATAATTTTACACCAGAGCATAAAATGCACTTTAGAGGAGTGTACGGAACATTGTCAGATACCGAAACACATTATAAGCACAGAGTACGTTTTGATAAGTTTGATTCAGGAACAAACACAGCAAGAGTTGAGTTACAAAACATCTACAATGAACTAATTACTGAAATGATTGGTGGTGAAATAGGAGGTAGACATATTACAGGTAATGGAAAGTTTGATTGGAGTATAGCTAATTATAATAATGAGTTTAGATACGGAGGAATTCCAACAGAGCAAGACAAGAGCTACTATGTAGTGAAGTTTAAGCAAGATGGCGTAGGAATGAAACCTGAATATATACAGAATAGACCAGAAGCAGCTGGTGGAGCAGGAGACGATAGAGCTTACTGGAAAGCAGATGGTGGATTGTTAGACTATAACGATACAGATGCTTTATTTGGTTTCTTTAGTGATCCTTCATTTAAAATGGATGCATCTCAAATGTCATTTGCAGATTTAGAGTTGTATAAAATATCAATTATAGAGCGTGACAATATTGTAGCGTCTTTAAACTATGAGCATACTTTTAATAACAACTTTAAAATAAAAGTAGGTACTAAGTTTAGAGATAAAGATCGTAGAGCTAAGTTTGAGGACGTGTATTATGGTTGGGATGAAGCAAACGCAGGAACAACACCTAACTTGTCAGATTACTCTAAAAATATTATAGAACAACCAGGGAGAACTGATTTTTTAAACGAAATGGGGTCTAATATTCAGTCTACTTTCGGACCAGTATTATCAGAACAAGGAATGGTAAACTTCTGGAAAAACAATAAAAACAACTTAAGTGTTTTAGAAGGAGATTCAGAAATTTTACAGAACGGTGGAGGTTTAGGAAGAAACTTTAATGTAGATGAAACTCATTTATCATTCTATGGAATGGGAATCTTAAAATTATCAGATCAATTCACGGTATTGGGAGGTTTACGAGCTACCAAAACAGAAACAGAGGTAAATGGATATGTTTGGGATGCTGATCAAAGCCAATTAAATGCTGTAAGAAATGTAAAAGACTATTGGGCAGTATTACCAATGTTACATGTAAAATACTCTCCAAAAACTGACTTAAACATTCGTTTTGCAGCAACAAGAAGTTTTTCAAGGCCAAACTTTGGAGATATTGCTCCAGGAGGTACCTTCATCTCATTTGATAACGAGTTTAAAGGAGGGAATCCAAACTTAAATCCTACATTCTCATGGAACTTTGACTTATTAGGAGAGTACTACTTTAAAAATGTAGGAGTAATAAATGCAGGTATTTTCTATAAATCAATTACCGATCCTGTATTCAACGATACGTACCAGGGTACTTACAACGGAAATACAGGAGTAGAGTTTAGTACACCTGTAAATGGAGCAGACGCTTGGATTGGTGGTATAGAATTAGGAATTAACAAACGATTTGATTTCTTACCTGGGTTCTTACAATACTTCGGAACTCAGTTAAATGCAACGTTTATGGATTCTGAAATGACAAAACCAAGTGGAAGAAAAGTATCTATTGCATACCAAGCTAACACTTTATTTAATGCACAGTTATTCTTTGAAAAAGGAGGGTTTAACACACGATTAGCCTATAACCATAAAGGAAGCTATGCAATTGGGTTTGGAGAAAGAGATATCGATGACATTTACTATGGAAAATATAACACACTAGATTTTTCAGCCTCATATCAAATAGGTAAAAACTGGACCATTTTTACAGATGTAAATAACCTATTAAACAATCCCTTAATCTATCATTATGGAAAAACTGAAGACCGTCCTAAGCAAGTAGAGTTCTACGGGATAAAAGGAAGCATCGGTGTAAAGTATAACCTGTAA
- a CDS encoding TIGR03364 family FAD-dependent oxidoreductase, with protein MNHKYDLIVVGGGVLGTFHAYHAAKKGLSVAILEKDNKPQGATVRNFGQVVPSGMNQKWQNYGRESLAIYKEIQEQFDVSIRQNGTVYIASNEEEVQLIEELHQINKNNSYTSQLLTKEQCLDKYAGLRSDYCKAGLFFPEEVTVEPRVMILRLHEFMKKELNVTIHYNTYVIATNNVNGGVSVLTSNSEELLASKVIVCNGSDFKTLYPSIYNESDLIVSKLQMMQTKPQKNYQLDGSILTGLTIRRYEAFEECASWNTIKAKEDPNSFEKKYGVHILFKQATDGSVILGDSHEYATAKNIDDLGFDLNEDIDNFMIQEAKKIIDLPTYEIQHRWAGFYSQCKTKDLFEHSVGENIYIVTGIGGKGMTGSAGFSKESINKLF; from the coding sequence ATGAATCATAAATATGACCTTATTGTTGTTGGAGGCGGAGTTCTAGGAACTTTTCATGCCTATCATGCTGCAAAGAAAGGGCTGTCAGTAGCTATTTTAGAAAAAGATAACAAGCCACAAGGAGCTACCGTTCGTAATTTCGGACAAGTAGTACCTTCAGGGATGAATCAAAAATGGCAAAACTATGGAAGAGAAAGTTTAGCTATTTATAAAGAAATTCAAGAACAGTTTGATGTTTCCATACGTCAAAACGGAACTGTATATATCGCATCAAACGAAGAAGAAGTTCAGTTAATAGAAGAATTGCATCAAATTAATAAGAATAATAGCTATACTTCACAACTATTAACCAAAGAACAATGTTTAGATAAATATGCTGGCTTGCGTAGTGATTATTGTAAAGCAGGGTTGTTTTTTCCTGAAGAAGTAACTGTGGAGCCTAGAGTTATGATTCTTCGTTTACATGAGTTCATGAAAAAAGAATTGAATGTAACAATACACTATAATACTTACGTGATTGCTACAAATAATGTTAACGGGGGAGTATCTGTATTGACTTCAAATTCCGAAGAATTATTGGCGTCAAAAGTAATCGTCTGCAACGGAAGTGATTTTAAGACATTGTATCCGTCAATATATAATGAAAGTGATTTAATAGTATCGAAGTTACAAATGATGCAAACAAAACCACAGAAGAATTATCAACTAGACGGGTCTATTTTAACAGGGTTAACAATTAGAAGGTACGAAGCTTTTGAAGAATGTGCTTCGTGGAATACAATAAAAGCTAAAGAAGACCCGAATTCGTTTGAGAAAAAATACGGAGTACACATTTTATTTAAGCAAGCAACGGACGGTTCTGTTATTTTGGGTGATTCACACGAATATGCAACGGCAAAAAATATAGATGATCTTGGATTTGACTTGAATGAAGACATAGATAACTTCATGATTCAAGAAGCTAAAAAAATTATCGATTTACCAACGTACGAAATCCAACATCGTTGGGCAGGATTTTATAGCCAATGTAAAACCAAAGACCTTTTCGAACATTCGGTAGGAGAAAATATATACATTGTAACAGGAATTGGAGGAAAAGGAATGACAGGTAGCGCAGGCTTTTCAAAAGAAAGTATTAATAAATTATTTTAA
- a CDS encoding hemopexin repeat-containing protein, translating to MNYIDYHSKSGGDENTVTGAIHAINNENSDVVFVHLDDVDGVGHSLGFGSAYNNAITKADEQFGRIVAEVEKRTNEDWLILVVTDHGRGFGGFNHGGQTTQEKTIFVGMNKEGNDEFNSYVSNVPNQDFGGIYGHVAQTAIVPSILTHLNIPIQKEWQLNSTSLVGNVGARKVMMQNTNTVYWSSNASNNVDVYKNNAYVATVPASQGYFTDANNSDGSINYTLLLDGQTGSVAYNNSQIIAGLDWNDFADNRAYFFRSDNSYIRYDKLLDKSDDGYPKEVNNSTWPGLGAYKDLISAAFKWHNHKGYFFLKDGRYLRYDMNNDSVDLGYPANITNGNWPGLEPYKDKIVAAFKRNNSKAYFFLNDGTYIRYSITNDSVDSGYPAAITNGSWPGLGDYATKITAAVDWGVTYCYFFLDDNTYIKYNKSTDSAVSGYPKEVNNSTWPGLKN from the coding sequence CTGAACTATATTGATTACCACTCAAAAAGTGGAGGAGATGAAAATACAGTCACAGGAGCCATTCATGCAATTAATAATGAAAATTCAGACGTGGTTTTTGTGCATCTTGATGATGTAGATGGTGTAGGGCATTCGTTAGGTTTTGGTAGTGCTTATAATAATGCTATTACCAAAGCAGACGAACAGTTCGGTAGAATTGTAGCTGAGGTAGAAAAAAGAACGAACGAAGATTGGTTAATATTAGTAGTAACAGATCACGGAAGAGGTTTTGGTGGATTTAATCATGGAGGACAAACAACGCAAGAAAAAACAATTTTTGTAGGAATGAACAAAGAAGGAAACGATGAATTTAATTCATATGTTTCAAATGTGCCAAATCAAGATTTTGGAGGAATTTACGGTCATGTTGCACAAACAGCAATCGTTCCCTCTATCTTAACTCACTTAAATATCCCGATTCAAAAAGAATGGCAATTAAATAGTACTTCTTTAGTAGGGAATGTAGGTGCTAGGAAGGTAATGATGCAAAATACCAATACAGTTTATTGGAGTTCTAATGCGTCTAATAATGTTGATGTTTATAAAAACAATGCATACGTAGCAACGGTACCTGCTTCACAAGGGTATTTTACCGATGCTAACAATTCTGATGGAAGTATTAATTACACCTTATTACTTGATGGGCAAACAGGTTCTGTAGCTTATAATAATTCTCAAATAATAGCAGGATTAGATTGGAATGATTTTGCAGACAATAGAGCTTATTTTTTTAGAAGTGACAATAGTTACATACGTTATGACAAACTGTTAGATAAGTCTGATGATGGTTACCCAAAAGAAGTAAACAATAGTACTTGGCCAGGGTTAGGGGCGTATAAAGATTTAATTAGTGCAGCTTTTAAATGGCATAATCATAAAGGATATTTTTTCTTAAAAGATGGAAGGTATTTGCGTTACGATATGAATAATGATTCTGTAGATTTGGGATATCCAGCAAACATAACAAATGGAAATTGGCCTGGGTTGGAACCATACAAGGATAAAATTGTGGCAGCTTTTAAAAGAAATAATAGTAAAGCTTATTTCTTTTTAAATGATGGAACTTATATAAGATATAGTATAACAAATGACTCTGTAGATTCTGGGTATCCTGCAGCTATTACTAATGGAAGCTGGCCAGGGTTAGGAGATTACGCAACAAAGATTACAGCAGCTGTAGATTGGGGTGTAACTTATTGTTATTTCTTCCTTGATGATAATACATACATTAAGTATAACAAATCAACAGATAGTGCAGTGTCAGGTTATCCTAAAGAGGTTAACAATAGCACTTGGCCTGGATTAAAAAACTAA
- a CDS encoding alkaline phosphatase family protein has translation MKTNYLVKLSALILLFALSSCQENNLDEVSKKQGKLERQTKSSLKKKVLVVGFDGIQFEKIAGTSTPNLDKLKIVKGYAGGIDNTSSEQKTSSGPGWSTILTGVWVNKHGVTDNNTSHISKAKSVFQLIKESNSGLKTASVVTWGPIHDFFR, from the coding sequence ATGAAAACCAATTATTTAGTAAAGCTAAGCGCTTTAATTTTATTGTTCGCATTGTCGAGCTGTCAAGAGAACAACTTGGATGAGGTATCCAAAAAACAAGGAAAACTAGAACGACAAACAAAGTCTTCTTTAAAGAAAAAGGTACTTGTTGTAGGCTTTGATGGAATCCAATTTGAGAAAATTGCAGGAACTTCCACTCCAAATTTAGATAAGCTGAAAATTGTAAAAGGGTATGCAGGAGGAATCGATAATACTTCTTCTGAACAAAAAACAAGTAGCGGACCGGGGTGGTCAACTATTTTAACGGGTGTTTGGGTAAACAAACACGGAGTTACAGACAACAATACTTCTCATATTTCGAAAGCGAAAAGTGTTTTTCAATTAATTAAAGAATCAAATTCAGGACTAAAAACAGCTAGTGTTGTTACTTGGGGGCCTATTCATGATTTTTTTAGATAG
- a CDS encoding helix-turn-helix domain-containing protein codes for MDNFLIGIGKRIKEIRKKQHITINTLATNAQVSNGLISRIENGRTIPSLPVLLEIISALEIDASTFFEGVEKKTGSKYIHIKKEEQQLIEKEVEAEGFTYYQIFGKSLNAVGFEAVLLTVSPNSKREKVITDAWEFKYIMSGECTYLIDNVEVTVKEGDSLYFDGRLPHVPVNRTQTPCTMLVLYFYSENN; via the coding sequence ATGGATAATTTTTTAATTGGAATAGGAAAACGAATTAAAGAAATTAGAAAAAAGCAACATATTACTATCAATACTTTAGCAACCAATGCACAAGTAAGTAATGGTCTAATTTCAAGAATAGAAAACGGAAGAACCATTCCATCTTTACCTGTTTTATTAGAAATTATAAGTGCTTTAGAAATAGATGCCAGTACTTTTTTTGAAGGGGTTGAGAAAAAAACCGGTTCAAAATATATTCATATAAAAAAAGAAGAGCAGCAATTAATAGAAAAAGAAGTAGAAGCTGAAGGGTTTACGTATTATCAAATTTTTGGTAAAAGTTTAAATGCCGTTGGTTTTGAAGCTGTTTTATTAACTGTATCTCCCAACTCTAAAAGAGAAAAGGTAATTACTGATGCCTGGGAGTTTAAATACATTATGAGTGGTGAATGCACCTATCTTATCGATAATGTTGAAGTTACAGTTAAAGAAGGTGACTCTTTGTATTTTGACGGAAGGCTTCCTCATGTACCTGTTAATCGAACTCAAACACCTTGTACCATGTTGGTCCTATATTTTTATTCAGAAAATAATTAA
- the folE gene encoding GTP cyclohydrolase I FolE — protein sequence MFEVNNNKMNDDRIDEIGENHIATSAKTPLRADAFDISDDEKIERIQESVKEILETLGMDLTDDSMQGTPKRVAKAFVNELFMGLNPKNKPKASTFDNTYKYGEMLVEKNIIVYSTCEHHLLPIIGRAHVAYISNGKVIGLSKMNRIVEYYAKRPQVQERLTMQVVQAMQEALGTQDVACVIDAKHLCVNSRGIKDIESSTVTAEFGGAFKNKETKREFLDYIKLNTDFQ from the coding sequence ATGTTTGAAGTGAACAACAACAAAATGAATGACGATAGAATTGACGAAATAGGAGAGAACCACATTGCTACGTCGGCTAAAACACCTTTACGTGCAGATGCTTTCGATATTTCTGACGACGAAAAAATAGAAAGAATTCAAGAAAGTGTTAAAGAAATTCTTGAAACTCTAGGAATGGACTTAACAGACGATAGCATGCAAGGTACTCCTAAAAGAGTTGCAAAAGCTTTCGTAAATGAGTTGTTTATGGGGTTAAACCCAAAAAACAAACCAAAGGCATCAACATTTGACAATACATACAAGTATGGTGAAATGTTAGTTGAAAAAAACATTATTGTATATTCAACATGTGAGCACCACTTATTACCAATTATTGGTAGAGCTCACGTTGCGTATATTTCAAATGGTAAAGTAATCGGTTTATCTAAGATGAATCGTATTGTAGAGTATTATGCTAAGCGTCCGCAAGTACAAGAGCGTTTAACAATGCAAGTAGTACAAGCAATGCAAGAAGCATTAGGAACACAAGATGTTGCCTGTGTTATAGATGCGAAACATTTATGCGTTAACTCACGAGGAATTAAAGATATTGAAAGTAGTACAGTAACTGCTGAGTTTGGTGGAGCATTTAAAAACAAAGAAACCAAACGTGAATTCTTAGATTACATAAAATTAAACACTGACTTTCAATAG
- a CDS encoding phosphonatase-like hydrolase has protein sequence MLENIKMVVFDMAGTTVDEQNVVYKTLHKALNAHGVAVDLNTVLRIGAGKEKHQAIKDVLVEFKSNKLGESEAIFEEFKRMLDEAYENLEVKPIKGVENVLLNLRQKGIIVVLNTGYNRQVAEKLLEKLAWDKNIHYDMLLTASDVEKGRPHPEMIHKAMEAFNITNARFVLKAGDSAIDIEEGKNANCGVTIGVLSGAQTKEQLEAQKPDYILLSLSELV, from the coding sequence ATGTTAGAAAATATTAAAATGGTTGTTTTTGATATGGCAGGAACAACAGTAGATGAGCAAAATGTAGTGTATAAAACCTTACATAAAGCATTAAATGCACACGGAGTAGCAGTTGATTTAAATACCGTTTTAAGAATAGGAGCAGGAAAAGAAAAACATCAAGCAATAAAAGATGTTTTAGTTGAATTCAAGTCAAATAAACTAGGGGAGTCTGAAGCAATATTTGAAGAGTTCAAAAGAATGCTGGATGAAGCTTATGAAAACTTAGAAGTAAAGCCTATAAAAGGCGTAGAGAATGTATTGCTTAATTTAAGACAAAAAGGAATAATAGTAGTTTTAAATACGGGCTATAATAGACAAGTAGCAGAAAAGCTGTTAGAAAAATTAGCATGGGATAAGAATATACATTACGATATGTTATTAACAGCCTCTGACGTAGAAAAAGGACGTCCTCATCCAGAAATGATACATAAAGCAATGGAAGCATTTAATATAACTAATGCTAGGTTTGTTTTAAAAGCAGGAGATTCAGCCATTGATATAGAGGAAGGTAAAAATGCAAATTGTGGTGTAACTATCGGTGTTTTATCAGGAGCGCAAACAAAAGAACAGTTAGAAGCTCAGAAACCAGATTATATTTTGTTGTCTTTAAGTGAGTTAGTTTAA
- a CDS encoding lytic transglycosylase domain-containing protein — MNKSIRFLSILTIVFVGILFTNTISKSNEPTIKNVAESYEVKALKLPNDLNLAGERVPIEKPDIRERMDRELLVNTYWQSNGLLLIKRANKYFPILEPLLEKYGLPDDFKFLALAESGFIDETSHVGAAGMWHFMKQTGREYGLEINSNVDERYHIEKSTKVAAEYLKKSKERFGSWTLAAAAYNAGNYGISKRLDTQGVTSYYDALLPDETERYVFRILALKEIISNPKEYGFVFDQEDLYTLPETYTVKVDTAISNIALFAKKFGTTYKELKLHNSWLRENKLNNRSGKLYEIKIPVK, encoded by the coding sequence ATGAACAAATCAATCCGTTTCTTATCTATCTTAACTATAGTATTTGTTGGAATTTTATTTACCAATACTATAAGTAAATCAAACGAACCTACCATTAAAAATGTGGCAGAAAGCTATGAGGTTAAAGCTTTAAAACTACCTAACGATTTAAATTTAGCTGGAGAACGAGTTCCTATTGAAAAACCAGACATTAGAGAACGAATGGATCGCGAGCTTTTAGTAAACACCTATTGGCAATCTAATGGATTGTTACTAATAAAACGTGCTAATAAATACTTTCCTATTTTAGAACCTCTACTAGAAAAATATGGCTTACCTGACGATTTTAAGTTTTTAGCCTTGGCTGAAAGTGGGTTTATTGATGAAACTTCACATGTAGGAGCTGCTGGTATGTGGCACTTTATGAAACAAACAGGAAGAGAATATGGATTAGAAATTAATAGTAATGTTGATGAACGTTATCATATAGAAAAATCTACCAAAGTAGCTGCAGAGTATTTAAAAAAATCAAAAGAACGTTTCGGTTCTTGGACACTTGCTGCTGCTGCTTACAATGCAGGTAATTATGGTATTTCTAAACGCTTGGATACGCAAGGGGTAACTAGTTATTATGACGCTTTACTACCAGATGAAACTGAACGTTATGTGTTTAGAATTTTAGCCTTGAAAGAAATTATTTCAAACCCTAAGGAATACGGTTTTGTTTTTGACCAAGAAGATTTATATACCCTACCAGAAACCTATACCGTTAAAGTAGATACTGCTATTAGTAATATCGCCTTATTTGCTAAAAAATTCGGAACTACCTACAAAGAGCTTAAACTACATAACTCTTGGCTAAGAGAAAACAAATTAAACAACCGTAGTGGAAAATTATACGAAATTAAAATCCCCGTTAAATAG
- a CDS encoding DUF5690 family protein — translation MNIRFIARASIAAFGTYFCMYAFRKPFTVATFADESFWGIDYKILLIIAQVVGYTLSKFIGIKVISEMKSGKRMLALVSFILFAEVSLLGFAITPAPYNILFLFLNGLPLGMVWGIVFSYLEGRKATELLGVILSSSFIVSSGAVKSVGKIVLDSFGFNEYWMPFITGLFFIIPLIFFAWLLEKLPKPTEEDTRLKVVRKPLDSAGRKKLFKEFSGPLILIVFFFMLLTALRDFRDNFAREIWDSLGYKDASIYSISEIPIAIIVLIILGVIGSISKNYKAFVYYHYVLFVSCLAVIISTYLFQYNEISALTWMIISGLGLYSCYVPFNGIFFDRMIATFKINGNVGFLIYIADAFGYLGSILILLYKNFGKGDISWLSFFTYALYILAFIGILITLYSFYFFKAKKNKEQKINQLVYES, via the coding sequence ATGAATATAAGATTTATAGCAAGAGCCTCTATAGCAGCTTTCGGTACGTACTTTTGTATGTACGCTTTTCGAAAGCCATTTACAGTAGCCACTTTTGCCGATGAAAGTTTTTGGGGAATTGATTATAAAATTCTCTTGATAATAGCCCAAGTAGTGGGGTATACATTATCAAAGTTTATAGGAATTAAAGTCATTTCTGAAATGAAATCAGGTAAAAGGATGCTAGCTTTAGTTAGCTTTATTCTATTTGCAGAAGTAAGCTTATTAGGTTTTGCTATAACTCCCGCACCCTACAATATCTTATTCCTGTTTTTAAACGGGTTGCCTTTAGGTATGGTTTGGGGAATTGTGTTTTCTTATTTAGAAGGAAGAAAAGCCACAGAACTATTAGGAGTAATCTTGTCCTCAAGTTTTATAGTTTCTTCAGGAGCTGTAAAATCAGTTGGAAAAATAGTGTTGGATAGCTTTGGATTTAACGAATATTGGATGCCTTTTATAACGGGACTGTTTTTTATAATTCCTTTAATATTTTTTGCTTGGTTACTAGAGAAGTTACCCAAACCAACAGAAGAAGATACACGACTTAAAGTAGTACGTAAACCATTAGATTCAGCAGGAAGAAAAAAGTTATTCAAAGAATTTTCAGGACCTTTAATACTTATCGTTTTCTTTTTTATGCTACTCACAGCATTAAGAGATTTTAGAGACAACTTTGCCCGAGAAATCTGGGACTCTTTAGGGTACAAAGATGCTTCAATTTATAGTATTTCAGAAATTCCTATAGCCATTATTGTACTCATTATTTTAGGAGTAATAGGAAGTATTAGCAAAAACTACAAAGCATTTGTTTACTATCATTATGTGTTGTTTGTATCGTGTTTGGCAGTGATTATTAGTACTTATTTATTTCAATACAACGAAATTTCAGCATTAACGTGGATGATTATTTCTGGTTTAGGATTGTATAGTTGCTATGTGCCTTTTAACGGAATATTTTTCGACCGCATGATAGCTACTTTTAAAATAAACGGAAATGTAGGATTCTTAATCTATATAGCTGATGCTTTTGGTTACTTAGGAAGTATATTAATTCTTTTATATAAAAACTTCGGAAAAGGAGATATTTCATGGCTAAGCTTTTTTACATACGCACTTTACATTTTAGCATTTATAGGAATACTTATAACACTATATAGCTTTTACTTTTTTAAAGCTAAAAAAAACAAAGAACAAAAAATTAATCAATTGGTATATGAATCATAA